In Syntrophorhabdaceae bacterium, the genomic window TGCGTAATGTCCGCCATGATGGTGATACCCGGGGTCATCAGCGAAATCTTGAGGTCTATATCTTCCGAAAGGAGCCTCTTCAGGAGGTTCTCGACCCCGGAGATGATGTCGTTGACATCGTGATGCTTGACGTCGATCGTCTGTTTCCTGCTGAAGGCAAGAAGGCTCTGTGTAAGACTGACCGCCTTTTCCGATGAAGCGAGGATCTCCTCGACGTAGGCATGAAGAGGGTCTTCTGCCTGCATCTCCATTTCCAGAAGGTTGCCGTAACCGATGACGGCGGTGAGGATGTTGTTGAAATCATGGGCGATGCCGCCGGCGAGCTGGCCGATGGCCTCCATTTTCTGGGACTGAAGGAGCTGGGCTTGCAGCCTCGCTCGTTCCTCTTCCGCCCGTTTTCTCTCGCTGATGTCGTGGGCGAAGGCGAAGATGTATTCGTTACCGCGGTATTCCATGTAATTCAGGTTGAGCTCCACGGGGAACTTGGTCCCGTTCTTTCTCCTGTAGTTAGATTCTATCGTCATGGAATGTTTTGCCTTGAGATTGGGACAGAACTGGCGGTTCCACCGGTTGTAAGGGAAATCCTCATCCCATGCCCTGACATTCATGCCGAGGATCTCCTTCTCCGTGTAGCCAAGGGAATCCAGAGCTGCCTTGTTGACGCGCAAAGCTTTGCCGCCCATGCTCAACCAGAATGTCGGTATGGCCGATTGGTCTACCGAAAATCGTGTCATTTTCAGGAGCTCATCGGTGTTCTTCCTCTCGGTGATGTCAAAGATAATGGAGCAGATATACCCGATGCCCCCGTATTCCATGTAGTTCCCATATATCTCGACGGGATAGCGAGAACCGTTCCTGCGTCTCAGGCGGGATTCGAAGACAATGCTGCCCTGGTCCTTCACCTTGTCCCAATGGTCTTTCCAGACCGCGGACGGGAAGCCGGGATCGATATCGGGGAGGTGGAGGTTCAGCATTTCCTCCCGCGTATATCCTGTAGAGCGGGAGGCCTCATCATTGCTGTACATTATCCGAGCGTCCTCGCCTATCCAGAGGATGATGGCGGCTGCCTTATCAACGGTGAATTGTGTGAGGAGCAGCTGTTGCTCCGCTTTTCTACGCTCCGTGATATCCCTGACGAATGTGCAGTTGTACTCCTGCCCGCGGTACGAGAAATAGCTGCCGGAGATCTCCACGGGATAGACGCTGCCGTCCTTCTTGCGGTGATAGGCTTCCGTAAGCAGGAATCCAAGAGCCTTTTTTTGCTTCCAGTGTAAGCCCCAGCCCTCCTTCGTGAGATGGGGATCAATGTCATAGATGGTCATTGACAGGAGTTCCTCGCGGGAATATCCTGTCGTCCTGCATGCAGCCTCGTTTACGTAGATGATGCGGGCATCCTTGTCCAGCCAGAAGATGCAGTCGACGACGCGATCCACGACCGCCTGCGTGAAGTTGAGCCGTTCCTCCGTTTTCTTGCGCCCCGTCACGTCGATTGCGGTGATGATGCGGTATTGCTTTCCGGGGAAATCCAGCAGGCTCCCCGTGACCTCAACGTCCATGACCGTACCGTCCTTCTTCACGTGGCACGAAGGAGCAGCGCATCGATTCTCGGTCGGTTTTGCAAGTATATCGAGAAGTGCGGGGATCTCCTGCGACGCGACGAGGTCCATGAGGGTCATGGAGAGAAATTCCTCGCGGCTGTACCCGTAGTTCCTGAGGGCGGTGTCGTTGACATCGACTATCTCAAGGGTCTCGAGGTCGTAGACAAGGGAGGGGAAGGGGTCTTTGTTGAACATCTGGCGGTATCTCAGTTCGCCCGCCCGCAATGCTTCCTGCACCTTTTCCCGGGCAATAATGTCGCGGGCCTGTCGAATGTTCTGCACCGCGAGAAGGGAAAGCTGCTTGGCCATGAGGGAAATGGAACGGCATATCTTTTCGAACTTTCCCCGTGTCATGCGGGGGACATCCGCAAGGGCGCGGCGATATCCCCTGCGGTCCACTCCCGCGGCTTCCGCTGCGGCGAGAAGCGCTTCCATGTCGGCGTTGGTGTCCAGTACCTGTCCTACAAGCCAGCTTGCGAGGCGGTGCCTGCCGGCGGTGATAGGAACGATCCCATAAAGGAGTCCGCATCGCGGGCATTGCTCTATGACTGGTTCCGGGCCATTCATATGCGTGCTGGTAAGAGAAGGGCCCATGCAGGTGAGGAAGGTCAGGCCGTCATTTCTGGCAAGGGTGTTCAAAACGGTGCTGAAACCGACATATTCGGTGAGCGGCCTGCCCGAGCGGTCGAGAAGGACCGAAGCGACACCAAAGGCTTCCGCGAAGGTCCTCTGGAGGTCCTCTATATCCTTTAGATCCAGAAGATCGGCGAAGCCGACCTGTGTTGCCCTTGAAGGCCGGCCTTTCCCCATACCCGATTTATTGGAGGCTTCTTTGCCGCGCCGTCCGGGGCGGCTCCCTGCATGCTTTGAGGGTCTCGTTGTATCCTCCGCGGGCATCTGCTTTTCCAAGGATGGTGTTATCTCAACTATCGTATCATCAAAACCTGAATTGTATTAAGCTTTTTCTGTCACATACTCCCGGCGGCGGCAACCTCGAAATGGAGCCTGTTGGAGGTCACATCAGCCAGGACTACCTTGATCGTTACGGCATCACCGACACGATAGCTCTTCCTGGTCCTGCCCCCCGTTATCCTGAAACGGTCTTCCTCGAAGTGGTAATAGTCGTCACTGAGGCTTGAAACGAGAACGAGACCCTCCACGAACACCTCCGAAAGCTCTACGAAGAACCCGAAGGAAGTGACGTGGGAGATGATGCCCTCGA contains:
- a CDS encoding PAS domain S-box protein, whose product is MPAEDTTRPSKHAGSRPGRRGKEASNKSGMGKGRPSRATQVGFADLLDLKDIEDLQRTFAEAFGVASVLLDRSGRPLTEYVGFSTVLNTLARNDGLTFLTCMGPSLTSTHMNGPEPVIEQCPRCGLLYGIVPITAGRHRLASWLVGQVLDTNADMEALLAAAEAAGVDRRGYRRALADVPRMTRGKFEKICRSISLMAKQLSLLAVQNIRQARDIIAREKVQEALRAGELRYRQMFNKDPFPSLVYDLETLEIVDVNDTALRNYGYSREEFLSMTLMDLVASQEIPALLDILAKPTENRCAAPSCHVKKDGTVMDVEVTGSLLDFPGKQYRIITAIDVTGRKKTEERLNFTQAVVDRVVDCIFWLDKDARIIYVNEAACRTTGYSREELLSMTIYDIDPHLTKEGWGLHWKQKKALGFLLTEAYHRKKDGSVYPVEISGSYFSYRGQEYNCTFVRDITERRKAEQQLLLTQFTVDKAAAIILWIGEDARIMYSNDEASRSTGYTREEMLNLHLPDIDPGFPSAVWKDHWDKVKDQGSIVFESRLRRRNGSRYPVEIYGNYMEYGGIGYICSIIFDITERKNTDELLKMTRFSVDQSAIPTFWLSMGGKALRVNKAALDSLGYTEKEILGMNVRAWDEDFPYNRWNRQFCPNLKAKHSMTIESNYRRKNGTKFPVELNLNYMEYRGNEYIFAFAHDISERKRAEEERARLQAQLLQSQKMEAIGQLAGGIAHDFNNILTAVIGYGNLLEMEMQAEDPLHAYVEEILASSEKAVSLTQSLLAFSRKQTIDVKHHDVNDIISGVENLLKRLLSEDIDLKISLMTPGITIMADITQIQQVLINLATNARDAMPSGGMLSIEAGHVRPDDSFFRSHHGKGSLYAMISVSDTGTGMDQQTRERIFDPFFTTKEVGKGTGLGLSIVYGIVKQHNGFISAYSERDAGSTFHIYLPAVEQKTGGRSPKPSLVKKGSGTILLAEDNPEVRRLASNILTKTGYTVIEAADGQQAIDSFTAHQNSIDLVIVDVVMPRRNGRQVIEHVKALRPDAKVLLTSGYARDILSDKGISEAGLDFLAKPLSPHELLQKIQEMMKG